DNA sequence from the Methylacidiphilum kamchatkense Kam1 genome:
GCAATTGGTAAAAATATATTTGTGTTGAAGATAACTATCAAAGATCCGGCTCTTATAACCAAAATCAAAAGAATAAGTAAGCCTGGATTACGGCAATATGTTGGATTTAAAGAAATTCCCAATATATTAAGGGGCTTAGGAATTTGCATCCTTTCTACATCGAAAGGAATAATGGCGGGTCATAAAGCAAAGAAAATGCGAATGGGGGGAGAACTTTTGTTATCGATTTATTAAGGGGGGTTGAAAAATGTCAAGAATTGGAAAGATGCCTATCAAATTGCCGGCGGGGTTACAAGTGACCATCGATAAGAATGTTGTAACTTTTGAAGGGAAAAAGGGGAAGCTTTCTCATCCATTACCCGACTTTTTGAAAGTTCATAAGCGTGATAATACTTTAGTGGTGGAAAATACATCAGAAAGTCGCGAGGCGAAGGCGATGCATGGATTGCATAGGTCCCTACTATATAATGCCCTTGTAGGGGTTCAGGAGGGTTTTCAAAAAAAATTGGAAATAAACGGTATTGGCTTTAAAGCTGCGGTTGAAGGAAGAAAGTTAGTGATGCAATTAGGCTTTTCTCATCCAGTTGTTTATGAAATACCTGAAGGTGTAACGGTAAAAGTTCAAGATAATACAAAGTTGACGGTAGAAGGGATTGATAAATGTTTAGTAGGGGCGGTGGCAGCGGATATTCGAGGGTTTTATCCTCCGGAGCCCTACAAGGGAAAAGGAATAAGATATGCTGGTGAACAAATCCGAAGAAAAGCTGGGAAGACAGCTCAAAAATAGTACTAGAAATTGGCTATGAAAAAAAATAGGTTGGAAGCAAGAAAGATTCGTCATCAGAGAATAAGAAAAAAAGTTTTTGGTACATTGCAAAGACCACGGCTGAGTGTTCATTTTTCTAATAAGCATATCTATGTCCAACTAATAAATGATGAAGAAGGGAAAACGCTTGTTAGTGCATCGACTAGAGAAAAAGCATTTTCCGAACTAAAACCAAATATCAATGGGGCAGTAAAATTGGGGGAAGCCATTGCTGTACGAGCGCAAGAAAAGAAAATAAGTAAAGTGGTTTTTGATCGTGGGGGATTCTTATATCATGGGAAAGTCAAAGCCTTAGCAGATTCTGCAAGAGAAAAAGGATTGGAGTTTTAAAAGAATGAATTCAAAAGAAAATACCATCTCACCTGCAATTTTAGAGGAAAAGTCTTCCTATATTCCTAAAGAAGAGGAAGGGGCTTTAGAGCCTAAAGGATCTAAAAAAAGGATTCGGCGTCATTTTGAAAAGAAGGATCTTAAACAGGATGAGTCTTTCCATGAAGAGTTGATGGATAGAGTCATCTATGTGAACCGGTGTGCAAAGGTAGTAAAGGGGGGTAGACGGTATAGTTTTGGGGCTTTAGTAGTTGTTGGAGATAGGGCTGGACAGATTGGACTAGGCTTTGGAAAGGCAAATGAAGTAACTGATGCTGTCAAGAAGGCCACAGAAAATGCACGGAAAAATATGAAACAAATAATGAGAAACGGTGATACCATCCCACATGAGGTGATAGGGGAATTTAGTGGAGGCAAAGTGTTGTTAAAGCCTGCTTCTCCAGGCACTGGGATTATTGCTGGGGTTACGGTTCGTTCTATATTGGAAGCAGCAGGTATCAAGGATGTTTTAACGAAATCGTTAGGTTCTAAGAATCCCTACAATGTGGCTAAAGCTACTTGTAAAGCATTAGCTCAATTGAAATCTCGAGACGAAGTTTTTCAGAGAAGGGGAAAAGAAATAAATCTTTCCTCTAAAAAATAACAATGTAAGCTGACAATGAGAATGATTTTATAAGGAACGAGTTATGATGCTTAATGATATCAAGCCTGCAATAGGAGCCAAAAAGAGAAAAAAAAGGGTTGGCTGCGGCGAAAGTTCAGGTCATGGCAAAACTAGTGGCAAAGGGCATAAAGGCCAGAAAGCGCGTTCTGGGGGATCGATACGAATAGGTTTTGAAGGCGGTCAAATGCCACTTATCCGAAGAATCCCCAAAAGAGGATTTAATAATAAGCGGTTTCATATTCAGTATGCACCTGTTAATCTTAGCTCCATCGAGGGAATTACCGAGGAGATAATAGACGAAAACTTGTTAAGGAAATTGGGATTAGTCAAAGGCAGAGTTGACGGGATAAAGATATTAGGAAAAGGAGAAATTAGTAGAGCCTATGTTTTTAAAGTCCATGCCGTGAGTACTTCTGCAAAAGAAAAAATCGAAAAAGTAGGCGGTAAGATTGAATTGATTCAATAGGTTTTTATTCCATTATTATCTATAATCCGGAGGAATTGTCTAGAATGTTCTCGGGATAAAATGAATAAAAAACTGTGGAATTGTAAAATTCTTTAAAATTCTATTGATGAAAAGAAAAAGAGTCCATGCTGAACGCCTTTGTCAATATTTTTAAAATACCTGAACTAAGATCTAGAATCCTATTTACTTTGGGAGTTATCATAATTATAAGGCTTGGTTCAGCTATACCTTGTCCAGGAGTCAATCCTAATGTCCTAGGAGAATTTTTCCGGACCGTTGTTGACCAACAAGCTCAGGGGTCGGTTGTGGGGATGCTGAATCTTTTTAGTGGGGGAGCACTTGAAAATTGCGCCATTTTTTCCTTAAGCGTCATGCCTTATATAAGTGCAAGCATTATGATGCAACTGTTGACTACAGTTGTTCCGACTCTTGGCAAGCTGGCAAGAGAAGAAGGGGTAGGCAGAAATTAACCCAATATTCCAGGCTTTTAACCGTTCTATTATGTCTTTTCCAAGGATATTTACTTGCCATAGGTTTTGAAAATCCTGAAAGTATCCCTTTGCTTCATGGAATACACGGGATAATAGAAAAACTGGGAAGTCCGCTGGTTCCTGAACCAGGGTGGAGCTTTAGATTTATCACTATGATCAGTTTGACCACAGGGACATTATTGC
Encoded proteins:
- the rpsH gene encoding 30S ribosomal protein S8; this encodes MTTDPIADFCSALQNAAYAKKKELTVPYSRIKEQIAKVMLDEGYLEKSEKIAIGKNIFVLKITIKDPALITKIKRISKPGLRQYVGFKEIPNILRGLGICILSTSKGIMAGHKAKKMRMGGELLLSIY
- the rplF gene encoding 50S ribosomal protein L6, translating into MSRIGKMPIKLPAGLQVTIDKNVVTFEGKKGKLSHPLPDFLKVHKRDNTLVVENTSESREAKAMHGLHRSLLYNALVGVQEGFQKKLEINGIGFKAAVEGRKLVMQLGFSHPVVYEIPEGVTVKVQDNTKLTVEGIDKCLVGAVAADIRGFYPPEPYKGKGIRYAGEQIRRKAGKTAQK
- the rplR gene encoding 50S ribosomal protein L18; protein product: MAMKKNRLEARKIRHQRIRKKVFGTLQRPRLSVHFSNKHIYVQLINDEEGKTLVSASTREKAFSELKPNINGAVKLGEAIAVRAQEKKISKVVFDRGGFLYHGKVKALADSAREKGLEF
- the rpsE gene encoding 30S ribosomal protein S5; the encoded protein is MNSKENTISPAILEEKSSYIPKEEEGALEPKGSKKRIRRHFEKKDLKQDESFHEELMDRVIYVNRCAKVVKGGRRYSFGALVVVGDRAGQIGLGFGKANEVTDAVKKATENARKNMKQIMRNGDTIPHEVIGEFSGGKVLLKPASPGTGIIAGVTVRSILEAAGIKDVLTKSLGSKNPYNVAKATCKALAQLKSRDEVFQRRGKEINLSSKK
- the rplO gene encoding 50S ribosomal protein L15 translates to MMLNDIKPAIGAKKRKKRVGCGESSGHGKTSGKGHKGQKARSGGSIRIGFEGGQMPLIRRIPKRGFNNKRFHIQYAPVNLSSIEGITEEIIDENLLRKLGLVKGRVDGIKILGKGEISRAYVFKVHAVSTSAKEKIEKVGGKIELIQ